In Alosa alosa isolate M-15738 ecotype Scorff River chromosome 23, AALO_Geno_1.1, whole genome shotgun sequence, a single window of DNA contains:
- the ppwd1 gene encoding peptidylprolyl isomerase domain and WD repeat-containing protein 1 encodes MASDTECAASENKRKLEEDEAGEDEWIGPMPSEAAKTKKRKVLEYERVYLDNLPSASMYERSYMHRDVITYIVCTKTDFIITASQDGHVKFWKKKEDEGIEFVKHFRSHLGVVECISVSAEGALLCSVGDDQAMKVFDVVNFDMINMLKLDFHPGQCEWIYNPGDAISTVACSEKSTGKIFVYDGRGGNQPLHTFEKMHSAPLSQIRLNAKFHVIVSADKTGMVEYWTGLPREFKFPRHVQWEYKTDTDLYEFAKHKTYPTSLTFSTDGKKMATIATDRKVRIFRFLTGKLMRVFDESLTMFTELQQMRQQLPDMEFGRRMAVERELGKVDGIRLTNIIFDETGHFVLYGTMLGIKVINVETNRCVRILGKLENIRVVQLSLFQGVSKAARAAPTVEMKASDNPALQSDEPDPTIFCTAFKKNRFYLFTKREPEDTKSADSDRDIFNEKPSKEEVMAATQAEGPKRVSDSAIIHTTMGDVHIKLFPVECPKTVENFCVHSRNGYFNGHIFHRVIKGFMIQTGDPTGTGMGGESIWGGEFEDEFHATLRHDRPYTLSMANAGPGTNGSQFFVTVVPTPWLDNKHTVFGRCTKGMEVVQRISNVKVNPKTDKPYEDISIINITIK; translated from the exons ATGGCCTCCGATACAGAATGTGCCGCATCAGAAAATAAACGAAAATTAGAAGAAGATGAAGCTGGGGAGGATGAGTGGATTGGACCTATGCCTTCTGAGGcagcaaaaacaaagaaaagaaaag TTTTGGAGTATGAGCGCGTTTACCTGGACAATCTGCCGTCAGCCAGCATGTATGAACGGAGCTACATGCACAGAGATGTGATTACATACATTGTCTGCACAAA AACTGATTTCATTATAACAGCCAGTCAGGATGGACACGTGAAGTTCtggaagaagaaggaggatgAGGGGATTGAGTTTGTCAAACACTTCCGCAGTCACCTTG GGGTGGTGGAGTGTATATCGGTCAGTGCAGAAGGTGCTCTGCTCTGTTCGGTTGGAGATGACCAGGCCATGAAGGTCTTTGATGTTGTCAACTTTGACATGATCAATATGCTGAAACTAGA TTTTCATCCTGGCCAGTGTGAGTGGATCTACAACCCTGGGGACGCCATATCCACCGTGGCCTGCTCTGAGAAATCCACTGGAAAAATATTCGTTTACGACGGCCGTGGCGGCAACCAGCCGCTTCACACATTCGAAAAGATGcactctgcccccctctctcagaTTCGGCTGAATGCCAAGTTCCATGTCATTGTGTCTGCGGACAAGACTGGCATGGTGGAGTACTGGACTGGGCTGCCCAGAGAGTTCAAGTTCCCCAGACATGTTCAGTGGGAGTACAAGACAGACACTGACCTGTATGAGTTTGCAAAGCACAAAACCTACCCCACCAGCTTGACCTTTTCCACGGACGGCAAGAAAATGGCCACCATTGCCACCGACAGGAAGGTCAGGATCTTTCGCTTCCTGACTGGGAAGCTGATGAGGGTGTTTGACGAATCATTAACA ATGTTTACAGAACTGCAGCAGATGCGGCAGCAGCTCCCTGATATGGAGTTTGGGCGACGAATGGCTGTGGAGCGGGAGCTGGGGAAGGTTGATGGCATCCGCCTAACCAACATCATCTTTGATGAGACGGGACACTTTGTGCTCTACGGTACAATGCTGGGCATCAAGGTCATCAATGTGGAAACCAACAG ATGTGTTCGTATCCTGGGCAAGCTAGAGAACATCCGCGTGGTGCAGCTTAGCCTCTTTCAGGGGGTCTCCAAGGCTGCCAGAGCTGCCCCCACTGTTGAGATGAAGGCCTCTGATAACCCCGCACTCCAAAGCGATGAGCCTGACCCTACCATCTTCTGCACTGCCTTCAAGAAGAACCGCTTTTATTTG TTCACAAAGCGGGAGCCGGAGGACACCAAGAGCGCCGACTCTGATCGAGACATCTTTAACGAGAAGCCCTCTAAGGAGGAGGTGATGGCCGCTACCCAGGCCGAAGGACCAAAGAGGGTGTCGGACAGCGCAATCATCCACACCACCATGGGAGACGTCCACATCAAACTCTTCCCTGTGGA GTGCCCCAAAACGGTGGAGAATTTCTGTGTGCACAGCAGGAATGGCTACTTCAATGGACACATATTCCACAGAGTCATTAAA GGGTTTATGATCCAGACGGGTGATCCGACGGGCACAGGCATGGGCGGTGAGAGCATCTGGGGTGGTGAGTTTGAGGACGAGTTCCATGCCACGCTACGCCACGACCGGCCGTACACGCTGAGTATGGCCAACGCAGGTCCCGGCACCAATGGATCCCAGTTCTTCGTCACTGTTGTTCCCACG ccaTGGCTGGACAACAAGCACACAGTCTTTGGGAGGTGTACGAAAGGGATGGAGGTGGTTCAGAGGATCTCCAATGTAAAGGTCAACCCCAAAACAGACAAACCGTATGAGGACATCAGCATCATTAACATCACCATCAAGTAA
- the srek1ip1 gene encoding protein SREK1IP1, with protein MAQPGANKDIRAGCKRCGYPGHLTFECRNFLRVDPGKDIVLDVSSTSTEESEVEEQTAQRREKPSRPSRSRGSDDERKRHKKKSRERSHKKAKKRSYSSSEEDEEEEGQKHKHKKSKSHKKKDKKKHEKEKRHKKKHKSKEESSSDSSTSSSGTD; from the exons ATGGCCCAGCCTG GTGCAAATAAGGACATTAGAGCTGGCTGTAAAAGATGTGGATATC CGGGACATCTGACATTTGAGTGCCGCAACTTCCTGCGTGTGGATCCGGGGAAGGATATTGTGTTGGACGTGAGCAGCACCAGCACAGAGGAGAGTGAGGTTGAGGAGCAGACCGCGCAACGCAGGGAGAAGCCCAGCAGACCCTCTCGCTCTCGAG GTTCAGATGATGAAAGGAAACGCCATAAaaagaagagcagagagaggtccCACAAAAAGGCAAAGAAGAG GTCATATTCATCAagtgaggaagatgaggaagaggaggggcaAAAGCATAAGCACAAGAAAAGCAAAAGCCACaagaagaaagacaaaaagaaacacGAGAAGGAGAAGCGACACAAGAAAAAACACAAGTCAAAGGAAGAGTCCTCATCTGATAGTTCTACATCTTCCTCGGGCACTGATTGA